Proteins from a single region of Streptomyces vinaceus:
- a CDS encoding SpoIIE family protein phosphatase: protein MPAAPGGCAEELGHGKAPVPAAEAVRGSAAPGDDPVHSDVPRPRGEGVPATPQDGTPRPARGRARGTAAQGAAGRRGRDGEAARNAAHGAPAHGEEPADVSAGRAHGARGAGAEGLPAAVPGASRPREALAGAGPAGQGGGADAAAPAAYGIQGAGAGEGAVGAAGPGPDGGVARREGDRLRFVGAATRRIARGIDLDEIVLGLCRATVPTFSDAILVYLRDPLPVGDERPVGPVVLRLRRTDRLRPIDDLTGAEGAGAAGGAGELDFSQLPLVGPQGDLPAAELCEIRPGGALAEVLRGVRPVFGSAAGAKDALPELLGSEHPVPRGQRAILAPLRGRRRVIGSAVFLRSPERPAFEQNDLLVAAQLATHTALGIDKAVLYGREAYIADELQRTMLPDSLPQPTGVRLASRYLPAAETARVGGDWYDAIPLPGSRVALVVGDVMGHSMTSAAIMGQLRTTAQTLAQLDLPPAEVLHHLDEQAQRLGSDRMATCLYAVYDPVSHRITIANAGHPPPVLLHLGGRAEVLRVPPGAPIGVGGVDFEAVELDAPAGATLLLYTDGLVESRLRDVWTGIEQLRERLATTAQLTGLDHPPPLEALCDDVLDMLGPGDRDDDIALLAARFDGIAPSDVAYWFLDPEETAPGRARRFARRALTRWGLEELQDSLELLVSEVVTNAVRYAERPVTLRLLRTDVLRCEVGDDSPQLPRQRRARETDEGGRGLFLVNRMARRWGATRLSSGKVVWFELPLPGPPDRR from the coding sequence ATGCCTGCCGCCCCCGGCGGTTGCGCGGAGGAACTGGGCCACGGCAAGGCCCCCGTCCCGGCGGCCGAGGCCGTACGCGGCTCCGCCGCGCCCGGCGACGACCCGGTCCACTCGGACGTCCCGCGCCCGCGCGGCGAGGGCGTACCCGCGACCCCGCAGGACGGTACGCCCCGTCCGGCGCGCGGCCGCGCCCGCGGTACGGCGGCCCAGGGCGCGGCCGGCCGCCGCGGCCGCGACGGGGAGGCGGCGCGCAACGCCGCGCACGGGGCGCCCGCCCACGGCGAGGAGCCGGCCGACGTGTCCGCAGGACGGGCCCACGGGGCCCGCGGCGCGGGGGCCGAGGGCCTCCCGGCGGCGGTACCGGGCGCCTCCCGCCCCCGCGAGGCCCTGGCCGGAGCCGGCCCCGCCGGACAAGGCGGCGGCGCGGACGCGGCCGCCCCGGCGGCGTACGGGATCCAGGGCGCCGGTGCCGGCGAGGGCGCGGTCGGCGCGGCCGGGCCGGGGCCCGACGGCGGAGTGGCCCGGCGCGAGGGCGACCGGCTGCGGTTCGTCGGCGCCGCCACCCGGCGCATCGCCCGCGGCATCGACCTCGACGAGATCGTCCTCGGCCTGTGCCGGGCCACCGTGCCCACCTTCTCCGACGCCATCCTCGTCTACCTGCGGGACCCCCTCCCGGTCGGCGACGAGCGCCCCGTCGGCCCGGTCGTTTTAAGGCTGCGCCGCACCGACCGGCTCCGGCCGATCGACGACCTGACCGGAGCGGAGGGCGCCGGGGCCGCGGGGGGCGCCGGCGAGCTCGACTTCAGCCAGCTGCCGCTGGTCGGCCCGCAGGGTGACCTGCCCGCGGCCGAGCTCTGCGAGATCCGCCCCGGCGGCGCCCTCGCCGAGGTCCTGCGCGGCGTACGGCCCGTCTTCGGCTCCGCCGCCGGGGCCAAGGACGCGCTGCCGGAGCTGCTCGGCTCGGAGCACCCCGTACCGCGCGGCCAGCGGGCCATCCTCGCGCCGCTGCGCGGCCGCCGCCGGGTCATCGGCTCGGCGGTGTTCCTGCGCAGCCCCGAGCGGCCCGCGTTCGAGCAGAACGACCTCCTGGTCGCCGCCCAGCTGGCCACGCACACCGCGCTCGGCATCGACAAGGCGGTCCTGTACGGCCGCGAGGCGTACATCGCGGACGAGCTCCAGCGCACGATGCTGCCCGACAGCCTCCCCCAGCCCACCGGGGTCCGGCTCGCCTCCCGCTACCTGCCGGCCGCCGAGACGGCCCGGGTGGGCGGCGACTGGTACGACGCGATACCGCTGCCCGGCAGCCGCGTCGCACTCGTCGTCGGCGACGTCATGGGCCACTCCATGACCTCCGCCGCGATCATGGGCCAGCTCCGCACCACCGCCCAGACCCTGGCGCAGCTGGACCTGCCGCCCGCCGAGGTCCTGCACCACCTGGACGAGCAGGCCCAGCGCCTGGGCTCCGACCGGATGGCCACCTGCCTGTACGCGGTCTACGACCCCGTCTCGCACCGGATCACCATCGCCAACGCCGGCCACCCGCCGCCCGTCCTCCTGCACCTGGGCGGCCGCGCCGAGGTGCTCCGCGTACCCCCCGGCGCCCCCATCGGCGTCGGCGGCGTGGACTTCGAGGCGGTGGAGCTGGACGCGCCCGCCGGGGCCACCCTGCTGCTCTACACGGACGGCCTGGTGGAGTCGCGGCTGCGCGACGTGTGGACCGGCATCGAGCAGCTGCGCGAGCGCCTGGCCACCACGGCGCAGCTGACCGGCCTGGACCATCCGCCGCCGCTGGAGGCGCTCTGCGACGACGTCCTCGACATGCTCGGCCCGGGCGACCGGGACGACGACATCGCGCTGCTCGCGGCCCGCTTCGACGGGATCGCGCCGAGCGACGTCGCGTACTGGTTCCTGGACCCGGAGGAGACCGCTCCCGGGCGGGCCCGCCGCTTCGCCCGCCGGGCGCTGACCCGGTGGGGTCTGGAGGAGCTCCAGGACTCCCTGGAGCTCCTGGTCAGCGAGGTGGTCACGAACGCCGTGCGGTACGCCGAACGGCCCGTGACCCTGCGCCTGTTGCGCACGGACGTGCTGCGCTGCGAGGTCGGCGACGACTCCCCGCAGCTGCCGCGCCAGCGCCGGGCGCGGGAGACCGACGAGGGCGGCCGCGGGCTGTTCCTGGTCAACCGGATGGCCCGTCGCTGGGGCGCGACCCGGCTGAGCAGCGGAAAGGTGGTCTGGTTCGAGCTCCCGCTGCCGGGGCCGCCCGATCGCCGCTGA
- a CDS encoding transglycosylase domain-containing protein: protein MGRAEARKAQQRSTRRAPRGRATGKGRAGERTGIRRFFTWKKILGAFFGIILLGMGALVALYFYVDEPDPNADAITQSNVYKYADGSIMARDGKMNREIVPLSRVPKDVQTGFIAIENKSFYQDQGVDFLGIARGLFNTVTGKGKAGGSTITQQYVKNFYLNQDQTATRKLKELVISLKVDQRMEKPDILAGYLNTSYFGRGAYGIQAAAQAYYGVDVDKLTLEQGAYLAAVLQAPSDYDLATAGPNGTRLVKIRFNGVLDNMVEMKALDPEKRKQLQLPMPIKPKAAPGMEGQKGYLKQAADAELRRQTNMTTQELQAGGWEITLNIDPKKQAALEKAVQDELESQLNRKDRPVDASVQAGATSVDPKTGAVVAMYGGTGLSDHWASNALRQDFQPGSTFKPIVLASALENKSTTHDGKPITPNALYDGTSKRPVVGSDTPFAPQNQDNLNYGDPFLTVQAATNSSVNSVYAQMIVDVGPPNVKKTALQLGMKDRDGWPADKPAMSLGTMSANTLEMAAVYATFDNHGKKTTPTIIKAAKHATREFKPVESVGGQAITRQTADTVTKVLTGVVQDGSGKAVKSSAYEAAGKTGTTESNVAAWFTAYTPELVTVVAMFGEEPGTAKQVTLTGTAGGGRAGGSSFPAEIWKAYTLAALKGVDTGEFDLSEAKMGASQAPSRSSSPSSSSSSSANTPSAPVSPSKNTPDPGKGSPDPTKSATKSPDPTKSPDPTKSPDPTKSPPITIP, encoded by the coding sequence ATGGGCCGAGCAGAAGCGCGTAAGGCGCAGCAGCGCAGTACGCGACGGGCGCCGCGCGGGCGCGCCACCGGGAAGGGGCGCGCCGGCGAGCGGACCGGTATACGTCGCTTCTTCACATGGAAGAAGATCCTCGGGGCCTTCTTCGGGATCATCCTGCTCGGCATGGGCGCACTCGTCGCCCTCTACTTCTACGTGGACGAGCCCGACCCGAACGCCGACGCCATCACGCAGAGCAACGTCTACAAGTACGCGGACGGCTCGATCATGGCGCGCGACGGCAAGATGAACCGCGAGATCGTGCCGCTCAGCCGGGTGCCCAAGGACGTTCAGACCGGCTTCATCGCCATCGAGAACAAGTCCTTCTACCAGGACCAGGGCGTCGACTTCCTCGGCATCGCCCGAGGCCTGTTCAACACGGTCACCGGCAAGGGCAAGGCCGGCGGTTCGACGATCACCCAGCAGTACGTCAAGAACTTCTACCTGAACCAGGACCAGACGGCGACGCGCAAGCTCAAGGAGCTCGTGATCTCCCTCAAGGTCGACCAGCGCATGGAGAAGCCGGACATCCTCGCCGGCTACCTGAACACCAGCTACTTCGGGCGCGGTGCGTACGGCATCCAGGCCGCCGCCCAGGCCTACTACGGCGTCGACGTCGACAAGCTGACCCTGGAGCAGGGCGCGTACCTCGCCGCCGTCCTCCAGGCGCCCAGCGACTACGACCTCGCCACCGCGGGCCCCAACGGCACCCGCCTGGTCAAGATCCGCTTCAACGGCGTGCTCGACAACATGGTCGAGATGAAGGCGCTCGACCCGGAGAAGCGCAAGCAGCTCCAGCTCCCGATGCCGATCAAGCCGAAGGCCGCCCCCGGCATGGAGGGCCAGAAGGGCTACCTGAAGCAGGCCGCGGACGCGGAACTGCGCAGGCAGACCAACATGACCACCCAGGAACTGCAGGCCGGTGGCTGGGAGATCACCCTCAACATCGACCCGAAGAAGCAGGCCGCGCTGGAGAAGGCCGTCCAGGACGAGCTGGAGTCCCAGCTCAACCGCAAGGACCGCCCCGTCGACGCGAGCGTGCAGGCCGGCGCCACCTCCGTGGACCCGAAGACCGGCGCGGTCGTCGCGATGTACGGCGGCACCGGGCTCTCCGACCACTGGGCGAGCAACGCCCTGCGCCAGGACTTCCAGCCCGGCTCGACCTTCAAGCCGATCGTGCTCGCCTCCGCGCTGGAGAACAAGTCCACGACGCACGACGGCAAGCCGATCACGCCGAACGCGCTCTACGACGGCACCAGCAAGCGCCCGGTCGTGGGCAGCGACACCCCGTTCGCCCCGCAGAACCAGGACAACCTGAACTACGGCGACCCCTTCCTGACCGTCCAGGCCGCCACCAACTCCTCCGTGAACTCCGTCTACGCCCAGATGATCGTGGACGTGGGCCCGCCGAACGTGAAGAAGACGGCGCTGCAGCTCGGCATGAAGGACCGCGACGGCTGGCCGGCCGACAAGCCGGCCATGTCGCTCGGCACCATGAGCGCCAACACGCTGGAGATGGCGGCCGTCTACGCCACCTTCGACAACCACGGCAAGAAGACCACGCCGACGATCATCAAGGCCGCCAAGCACGCCACCCGCGAGTTCAAGCCGGTCGAGTCCGTGGGCGGCCAGGCCATCACCCGCCAGACCGCCGACACGGTGACCAAGGTGCTCACCGGCGTCGTCCAGGACGGTTCCGGCAAGGCCGTCAAGAGCTCCGCGTACGAGGCCGCCGGCAAGACCGGTACCACCGAGTCCAACGTCGCCGCCTGGTTCACCGCGTACACGCCGGAACTGGTCACCGTCGTCGCGATGTTCGGCGAGGAGCCCGGAACGGCCAAGCAGGTCACCCTGACCGGTACCGCCGGCGGTGGCCGAGCGGGTGGTTCCAGCTTCCCGGCCGAGATCTGGAAGGCGTACACGCTGGCCGCGCTCAAGGGCGTGGACACCGGCGAGTTCGACCTCTCCGAGGCGAAGATGGGCGCCTCGCAGGCGCCGAGCCGCAGCAGCTCCCCGTCCTCGTCGAGCTCCTCCTCCGCCAACACGCCGTCGGCGCCGGTCTCGCCGTCGAAGAACACCCCGGATCCCGGCAAGGGGTCGCCGGACCCGACCAAGAGCGCGACCAAGAGCCCGGACCCGACCAAGAGCCCGGACCCGACGAAGAGCCCGGACCCGACGAAGAGCCCGCCGATCACGATCCCGTAG
- a CDS encoding SPFH domain-containing protein, producing the protein MMTNATAAAGDVREFTARSLGGGLALLLGLLGVVAGAGLIATGAASDASAAHVLLIVLGILLIVASAFAMSGLNMVAPGEARVVQLFGRYRGTVRTDGLRWVNPLTSREKISTRVRNHETAVLKVNDAYGNPIELAAVVVWRVEDTARATFEVEDFTQFVETQTEAAVRHIAIEYPYDAHDEGGLSLRGNAEEITEKLALELHARVEAAGVRIIESRFTHLAYAPEIASAMLQRQQAGAVVAARKQIVEGAVGMVELALTRLAEQDIVDLDPERKAAMVSNLMVVLCGDRAAQPVVNTGTLYQ; encoded by the coding sequence ATGATGACGAACGCGACTGCTGCGGCAGGGGACGTACGGGAGTTCACGGCGCGCAGCCTGGGAGGTGGACTGGCCCTGCTGCTGGGGCTGTTGGGGGTCGTGGCCGGCGCCGGACTGATCGCGACGGGCGCGGCTTCGGACGCCTCCGCCGCGCACGTGCTCCTGATCGTGCTCGGCATCCTCCTCATCGTCGCCTCGGCCTTCGCGATGAGCGGGCTGAACATGGTGGCGCCGGGCGAGGCCCGGGTGGTCCAGCTGTTCGGCCGGTACCGGGGGACGGTCCGTACGGACGGCCTGCGTTGGGTCAACCCGCTGACCTCGCGGGAGAAGATCTCCACCCGGGTCCGCAACCACGAGACGGCCGTCCTGAAGGTCAACGACGCGTACGGCAACCCGATCGAGCTGGCGGCCGTCGTGGTGTGGCGGGTGGAGGACACCGCGCGGGCGACGTTCGAGGTGGAGGACTTCACCCAGTTCGTCGAGACCCAGACCGAGGCGGCGGTGCGGCACATCGCGATCGAGTACCCGTACGACGCCCACGACGAGGGCGGGCTCTCGCTGCGCGGCAACGCCGAGGAAATCACCGAGAAGCTGGCGCTCGAACTGCACGCACGGGTGGAGGCGGCCGGCGTCCGGATCATAGAGTCCCGCTTCACGCATCTCGCGTACGCTCCGGAGATCGCCTCCGCGATGCTCCAGCGCCAGCAGGCGGGCGCGGTCGTGGCGGCCCGCAAGCAGATCGTGGAAGGGGCGGTGGGCATGGTCGAACTGGCCCTGACCCGGCTGGCGGAGCAGGACATCGTGGACCTGGACCCGGAGCGCAAGGCCGCCATGGTGTCGAACCTGATGGTGGTCCTGTGCGGCGACCGGGCCGCCCAGCCGGTCGTCAACACGGGCACGCTCTACCAGTGA
- a CDS encoding DUF2079 domain-containing protein: MHAPPTDVAALPPQQSGAPARTAGQPSADSPGAGAGPAWWMWATASGLFLLYMLVSLRTHERLLSHSFDLAIFEQAVRSYAEGHLPVSEVKGPDFPVLGDHFSPVLALLAPLYWLWPSARTLLVAQAALVAASVLPLAQWARRSLGSTAALVLALCYGLSWGIANGVGFDFHEWAFAVPLLTCALAALGEGRLRAAACWALPLVLVKEDMGLTVAVIGLLIAWRGGGEVGLRGLRGNWRGIGRGNWRGIWRGRRLGIAVAAVGLVWTLLVVLVVLPALSPSGSYFYASFLGGSTGGPGGGAGGGLGEVLRKLTIGLVTPETKVTTLVLVLAPTLFLALRSPLVLVAVPTLVWRGVSDYTAHWGTGYHYSLTLMPIVFAAFVDALGRRGTTGAGLRRYLAGAAGVCALLLPVYSLAQVAHPDTWRADPRIAAAHRVMGLIPDGATVQASDGLVPHLSDRTSVSLYGWPAGRPDPEWIVVDTQVPQQRRWPLSARDESLALAGARASGYREVAQEGGFVLLSRS; the protein is encoded by the coding sequence ATGCACGCACCCCCCACCGACGTCGCCGCGCTCCCGCCCCAGCAGTCGGGTGCGCCCGCGCGGACGGCCGGGCAGCCGTCCGCCGATTCCCCCGGGGCGGGGGCGGGCCCCGCCTGGTGGATGTGGGCCACGGCCTCGGGGCTGTTCCTCCTCTACATGCTGGTGTCGCTGCGCACCCACGAGCGGCTGCTGTCGCACAGCTTCGACCTGGCGATCTTCGAGCAGGCCGTCCGCTCCTACGCGGAGGGCCACCTGCCCGTCTCCGAGGTCAAGGGGCCGGACTTCCCGGTCCTCGGGGACCACTTCTCCCCGGTGCTCGCCCTGCTGGCGCCCCTGTACTGGCTGTGGCCGTCGGCGCGGACCCTGCTCGTGGCGCAGGCCGCGCTGGTCGCCGCAAGCGTCCTGCCGCTGGCCCAGTGGGCGCGCCGGTCACTCGGCTCCACCGCCGCCCTGGTGCTCGCGCTCTGCTACGGGCTCTCCTGGGGCATCGCGAACGGGGTCGGGTTCGACTTCCACGAATGGGCCTTCGCCGTCCCGCTCCTCACGTGCGCGCTGGCCGCGCTCGGCGAGGGGCGGCTGCGCGCCGCCGCCTGCTGGGCGCTGCCGCTGGTGCTGGTCAAGGAGGACATGGGGCTCACGGTGGCGGTGATCGGCCTGCTCATCGCCTGGCGCGGCGGCGGGGAGGTCGGGCTGCGCGGCCTGCGCGGCAACTGGCGCGGCATCGGGCGCGGCAACTGGCGCGGCATCTGGCGGGGGCGGCGGCTCGGGATCGCGGTCGCGGCGGTCGGTCTGGTGTGGACGCTGCTGGTGGTGCTGGTGGTACTGCCGGCGCTCAGTCCGAGCGGCTCGTACTTCTACGCCTCGTTCCTGGGCGGTTCCACGGGCGGACCCGGGGGCGGGGCGGGCGGCGGCCTCGGGGAGGTGCTGCGCAAGCTCACGATCGGACTCGTCACCCCCGAGACCAAGGTGACGACGCTGGTGCTGGTGCTGGCGCCGACCCTGTTCCTCGCGCTGCGCTCGCCGCTGGTCCTGGTCGCCGTGCCCACGCTGGTGTGGCGGGGCGTCTCGGACTACACGGCCCACTGGGGGACCGGCTACCACTACTCGCTCACGCTGATGCCGATCGTCTTCGCCGCCTTCGTCGACGCCCTGGGCCGGCGCGGGACCACCGGCGCCGGCCTGCGCCGCTACCTGGCGGGCGCAGCCGGGGTCTGCGCGCTGCTGCTGCCGGTGTACTCCCTGGCGCAGGTGGCGCATCCGGACACCTGGCGGGCCGATCCGCGGATCGCGGCGGCGCACCGGGTGATGGGCCTGATCCCGGACGGGGCCACGGTGCAGGCCTCGGACGGACTGGTGCCGCACCTGTCCGACCGGACGAGCGTCAGCCTGTACGGCTGGCCCGCCGGCCGCCCGGATCCCGAGTGGATCGTGGTGGACACCCAGGTGCCGCAGCAGCGGCGCTGGCCGCTGTCCGCGAGGGACGAGTCCCTCGCCCTCGCCGGGGCCCGGGCGAGCGGGTACCGGGAGGTGGCCCAGGAGGGCGGGTTCGTCCTCCTGAGCCGGTCCTGA
- a CDS encoding PadR family transcriptional regulator: MSIGHTLLGLLEAGPRHGYDLKRAFDEKFGHDRPLAYGQVYSTMSRLLKNGLVEVEGIESGGGPDRKRYAITDAGITDVDHWLAQPEKPEPYLQSTLYTKVVLALLTGRGAADLLDTQRAEHLRLMRILTQRKRKGDLADQLVCDHALFHLEADLRWLELTAARLDQLAREVRR; the protein is encoded by the coding sequence ATGTCCATCGGTCACACGCTCCTCGGCCTCCTTGAGGCCGGTCCACGCCACGGTTACGACCTCAAGCGCGCCTTCGACGAGAAGTTCGGCCACGACCGGCCGCTCGCCTACGGGCAGGTCTACTCGACCATGTCCCGCCTCCTGAAGAACGGCCTCGTCGAGGTCGAGGGGATAGAGAGCGGCGGCGGCCCCGACCGCAAGCGGTACGCCATCACCGACGCCGGCATCACCGACGTCGACCACTGGCTCGCCCAGCCCGAGAAGCCCGAGCCGTACCTCCAGTCGACCCTCTACACCAAGGTCGTCCTCGCCCTGCTCACCGGCCGCGGCGCCGCCGACCTGCTGGACACCCAGCGGGCCGAGCACCTGCGGCTCATGCGCATCCTGACCCAGCGCAAGCGCAAGGGCGACCTCGCCGACCAGCTGGTCTGCGACCACGCCCTGTTCCACCTCGAAGCGGATCTGCGGTGGCTGGAACTGACCGCTGCCCGTCTCGACCAGCTCGCCCGGGAGGTACGCCGATGA
- a CDS encoding ABC transporter ATP-binding protein gives MTTTPPAGTLLCATGLRKTYGSTAALDGADFSIHPGEVVAVMGPSGSGKSTLLHCLAGIVPPDSGTITYAGRELSAMNDAERSALRRGEFGFVFQFGQLVPELTCVENVALPLRLTGVKRKQAERTALEWMARLEVAELGRKRPGEVSGGQGQRVAVARALVTGPRVLFADEPTGALDSLNGELVMQLLTEAARSANAAVVLVTHETRVAAYSDREIVVRDGRSRDMERAV, from the coding sequence ATGACCACGACGCCCCCGGCCGGCACCCTGCTCTGCGCCACCGGCCTGCGCAAGACGTACGGGTCCACCGCCGCGCTCGACGGCGCGGACTTCTCCATCCACCCCGGCGAGGTCGTCGCCGTCATGGGCCCCTCCGGATCCGGCAAGTCGACGCTCCTGCACTGCCTCGCCGGGATCGTCCCGCCCGACTCCGGCACCATCACGTACGCGGGCCGCGAGCTGTCGGCCATGAACGACGCCGAGCGCAGCGCCCTGCGCCGCGGCGAGTTCGGCTTCGTGTTCCAGTTCGGCCAGCTCGTCCCCGAGCTGACCTGCGTGGAGAACGTCGCCCTGCCGCTGCGGCTGACCGGTGTGAAGCGCAAGCAGGCCGAGCGCACCGCCCTGGAGTGGATGGCCCGTCTGGAGGTCGCCGAGCTCGGGCGCAAGCGCCCCGGCGAGGTCTCCGGCGGGCAGGGGCAGCGCGTCGCCGTCGCCCGCGCCCTCGTCACCGGCCCCCGGGTCCTGTTCGCGGACGAGCCCACGGGCGCCCTCGACTCCCTCAACGGCGAGCTCGTCATGCAGCTGCTGACCGAGGCCGCCCGGTCCGCGAACGCCGCCGTCGTCCTCGTCACGCACGAGACCCGCGTGGCCGCGTACTCCGACCGCGAGATCGTCGTGCGCGACGGCAGGTCCCGCGACATGGAGCGCGCCGTATGA
- a CDS encoding ABC transporter permease, translated as MNQGVLRVWARDLALGARFAFGGGREGWTRTLLTGLGVGLGVALLLVTSAVPSALSARDGRGAARSVTFVPEAERPGPGTVLTAGADQSYRSYGVDGLLVQPEGASAPLPPGLKEYPGPGELAVSPALDALMKTSEGTLLRERLDGRIVSVIGEAGLVGPGDLYFYEGTDRLSRYAADPATASYVHRVGGFGAEQEKRPLDPVLALLVVLVFVALLMPVAVFIAAAVRFGGDRRDRRLAALRLVGADARTVRRIAAGEALAGSLIGLVLGTGFFFLARQLAPAVDLYQRSVFPADLDPAPWLAALVAVAVPAAAVAVTLLALRGVVIEPLGVVRTATPRRRRIWWRLLFPLAGAGLMVPMAGRGNDGGRFNTYQVSAGVVLLLIGVTALLPWVLERFVGRLGGTGPVSWQLAVRRLQVASGTGARLVNGIAVAVAGAIALQMLFAGTSALYTESTGQDPERASVSILTRGNDPARTEALAAKIATTEGVTKVLPLRSTSASPAPEAEGPSVTLTIGTCSALAELGTLPSCKDGDVFVLPASADRDRYGSLAAKAGDKLFAGNVHGNTDGPAAVPWTVPAGAPTVAPRKDPNGSLRDGLLVTPAAAPQGLGDFQSTQIYVQLDPKAPDAIERVRTASYKAEPLAVPMTLQPTSTDDRFASIRTGLFVGAACVLLLIGASLLVSQLEQLRERKKLLAALVAFGTKRSPLSLSVLWQTAIPIGLGLGLATVVGLTLGTVLMRMAAVPVRVDWISVASMIGVGAGVAVAVTLLSLPPLLRLMRPDGLRTE; from the coding sequence ATGAACCAGGGCGTCCTCCGGGTCTGGGCCCGCGATCTGGCCCTCGGCGCCCGCTTCGCCTTCGGCGGCGGCCGCGAGGGCTGGACCCGCACCCTGCTGACCGGCCTGGGCGTGGGCCTCGGCGTCGCGCTGCTGCTGGTCACCAGCGCGGTGCCGAGCGCCCTGTCCGCCCGCGACGGGCGCGGCGCGGCCCGCTCGGTGACCTTCGTCCCCGAGGCCGAGCGGCCGGGTCCGGGCACCGTGCTCACCGCCGGCGCGGACCAGTCGTACCGCTCGTACGGGGTCGACGGCCTGCTCGTGCAGCCCGAGGGGGCCTCGGCCCCGCTGCCGCCCGGCCTGAAGGAGTACCCGGGTCCGGGCGAACTGGCCGTCTCCCCCGCGCTCGACGCACTGATGAAGACCTCCGAGGGCACGCTCCTGCGCGAACGCCTCGACGGGCGGATCGTCTCGGTCATCGGCGAGGCGGGCCTGGTCGGCCCGGGCGACCTCTACTTCTACGAGGGCACCGACCGGCTCTCGCGGTACGCGGCCGACCCCGCCACCGCCTCGTACGTCCACCGGGTCGGCGGTTTCGGAGCGGAGCAGGAGAAGCGGCCCCTCGACCCGGTCCTCGCGCTCCTCGTGGTGCTGGTCTTCGTCGCCCTGCTGATGCCGGTCGCCGTCTTCATCGCGGCCGCCGTCCGCTTCGGCGGCGACCGCCGCGACCGCCGGCTCGCCGCCCTGCGCCTGGTCGGTGCCGACGCCCGGACGGTGCGCCGGATCGCGGCGGGCGAGGCCCTCGCCGGATCGCTGATCGGCCTGGTCCTCGGTACGGGCTTCTTCTTCCTCGCCCGGCAGCTCGCCCCGGCCGTCGACCTGTACCAGCGCAGCGTCTTCCCCGCCGATCTGGACCCGGCCCCCTGGCTCGCCGCCCTCGTCGCCGTCGCGGTGCCCGCCGCGGCCGTCGCCGTGACCCTGCTCGCGCTGCGCGGCGTGGTCATCGAGCCGCTGGGCGTGGTCCGTACGGCCACCCCGCGCCGGCGCCGGATCTGGTGGCGCCTGCTGTTCCCGCTGGCCGGCGCCGGCCTGATGGTCCCGATGGCGGGCCGCGGCAACGACGGCGGGCGGTTCAACACCTACCAGGTCTCCGCGGGCGTGGTCCTGCTGCTGATCGGCGTCACCGCCCTGCTCCCCTGGGTGCTGGAACGTTTCGTCGGCCGGCTCGGCGGCACCGGCCCGGTCTCCTGGCAACTGGCCGTCCGCAGGCTCCAGGTCGCGAGCGGCACCGGTGCGCGCCTGGTCAACGGCATCGCGGTCGCGGTGGCCGGCGCCATCGCCCTCCAGATGCTCTTCGCCGGTACCTCCGCCCTCTACACCGAGAGCACGGGCCAGGACCCGGAGCGGGCCTCGGTCTCGATCCTGACCCGCGGCAACGACCCCGCCCGGACCGAGGCCCTGGCGGCGAAGATCGCCACCACCGAGGGGGTCACGAAGGTCCTCCCGCTGCGCTCGACCTCGGCCTCGCCGGCCCCGGAGGCCGAGGGCCCCTCCGTCACGCTCACCATCGGAACCTGCTCCGCCCTGGCCGAGCTGGGCACCCTGCCCTCCTGCAAGGACGGCGACGTCTTCGTGCTGCCCGCCTCCGCCGACCGCGACCGCTACGGCAGCCTCGCCGCCAAGGCCGGTGACAAGCTGTTCGCCGGGAACGTCCACGGCAACACCGACGGCCCGGCGGCCGTCCCGTGGACCGTGCCCGCCGGCGCACCGACGGTGGCCCCCCGCAAGGACCCGAACGGCAGTCTGCGCGACGGTCTGCTGGTCACGCCCGCGGCCGCACCCCAGGGCCTCGGCGACTTCCAGTCCACGCAGATCTACGTCCAGCTCGACCCGAAGGCACCGGACGCGATCGAACGGGTGCGGACGGCCTCGTACAAGGCCGAGCCGCTGGCCGTGCCCATGACCCTTCAGCCGACCTCCACCGACGACCGCTTCGCCTCCATCCGCACCGGCCTGTTCGTCGGGGCCGCCTGCGTGCTCCTGCTGATCGGCGCGAGTCTGCTGGTCTCGCAGCTGGAGCAGCTGCGCGAGCGCAAGAAGCTGCTGGCCGCCCTGGTCGCCTTCGGTACGAAGCGCTCCCCGCTCAGCCTGTCGGTGCTGTGGCAGACCGCCATCCCGATCGGCCTGGGCCTGGGCCTGGCCACCGTGGTCGGGCTGACCCTGGGCACCGTGCTGATGCGGATGGCCGCCGTACCCGTGCGCGTCGACTGGATCTCGGTCGCCTCGATGATCGGCGTCGGCGCGGGAGTGGCCGTCGCGGTGACCCTGCTCAGCCTTCCGCCGCTGCTGCGGCTGATGCGCCCGGACGGGCTGCGCACGGAGTAG